Proteins co-encoded in one Setaria viridis chromosome 9, Setaria_viridis_v4.0, whole genome shotgun sequence genomic window:
- the LOC117840665 gene encoding sec-independent protein translocase protein TATA, chloroplastic, translating into MGIAVVATVAAASSSSYLGAPPRATAAARAPARAHIAAAGMSSRASSFVGGGGGGLAVAAASIAARPRRAGSGGGGALGCKCLFGLGVPELVVIAGVAALVFGPKQLPEIGRNIGKTVKSFQQAAKEFETELKKEPGEGGDQPPPATPTAVGDGEEKKGLEASSSSKEST; encoded by the exons atgggGATAGCCGTGGTGGCAACCgtcgcggcggcctcctcctcctcctacctcGGGGCGCCGCCGagggccaccgccgcggcgagggCACCGGCCCGTGCCCACATCGCTGCGGCCGGGATGTCCTCGAGGGCGTCCTCGTTCGTcgggggcggtggaggcgggctCGCGGTGGCGGCCGCCTCGATAGCCGCGCGGCCGAGGAGAGCCGGTTCGGGGGGAGGCGGCGCGCTCGGGTGCAAGTGCCTGTTCGGGTTGGGGGTTCCCGAGCTTGTGGTcatcgccggcgtcgccgcgctGGTGTTCGGGCCCAAGCAGCTCCCCGAGATCGGCCGCAACATCGGCAAGACCGTCAAGAGCTTCCAGCAG GCAGCTAAGGAGTTTGAGACTGAACTGAAGAAAGAGCCTGGGGAAGGTGGCGACCAGCCCCCACCTGCAACCCCCACGGCGGTAGGCGACGGGGAGGAGAAAAAGGGGCTTGAGGCATCGTCAAGTAGCAAGGAGAGCACATGA
- the LOC117835875 gene encoding CBL-interacting protein kinase 7: protein MAGTKSKSSSKAGSPLLGKYELGRLLGRGTFAKVYHARCLAGGDPVAVKVLDKPELSATGMAVRVLREVSAMRRLRHPNVLRLHEVLATRSKVYLVMELAPGGDLLSRLASLPTRRLPEQAARRVFLQLVSALIYSHARGVFHRDVKPQNVLIDADGNLKVSDFGLAALPDSLRDDGHLHTACGTPAFTAPEVLRRKAYDGAKADAWSCGVILFVLLAGHLPFDDANIADMCRKAHRREYVVPRWVSQPARRLVSRLLDPNPATRLAVAELASHPWFKRSLSVDSQLGGLLGGQAERELAFQAPPALNAFDIISMSPGLDLSGLFGDSRRTREKRFMTTASPEQTVERLGQAGAKLGYFMVGKKGAERLPLGGLSGLVAMSMEMLEVSAELMLVELRLEAGDGDEAEAFGWEDLRVELGDVVTAWHVCEEG, encoded by the coding sequence ATGGCCGGCACCAAGAGCAAGTCGTCCTCCAAGGCCGGCTCGCCCCTCCTCGGCAAGTACGAGCTCGGCCGCCTCCTGGGCCGCGGCACCTTCGCCAAGGTCTACCACGCGCGCTGCCTCGCGGGGGGCGACCCCGTGGCCGTCAAGGTGCTCGACAAGCCCGAGCTGTCCGCCACGGGCATGGCGGTGCGCGTCCTGCGCGAGGTCTCCGCcatgcgccgcctccgccaccccaACGTGCTCCGCCTCCACGAGGTGCTCGCCACGCGCTCCAAGGTGTACCTCGTCATGGAGCTCGCCCCCGGCGGGGACCTcctgtcccggctggcctcccTGCCGACGCGCAGGCTCCCCGAGCAAGCGGCGCGGCGGGTGTTCCTGCAGCTGGTGTCGGCGCTCATCTACAGCCACGCGCGCGGGGTGTTCCACCGTGACGTCAAGCCGCAGAACGTGCTCATCGACGCCGACGGCAACCTCAAGGTCTCCGACTTCGGGCTCGCCGCGCTCCCGGACTCGCTCCGCGACGACGGCCACCTGCACACGGCCTGCGGCACCCCGGCTTTCACGGCCCCCGAGGTGCTCCGCCGCAAGGCCTACGACGGCGCCAAGGCCGACGCCTGGTCCTGCGGCGTCatcctcttcgtcctcctcgccggccacctcccctTCGACGACGCCAACATCGCCGACATGTGCCGCAAGGCGCACCGCCGCGAGTACGTCGTCCCGCGGTGGGTGTCGcagccggcgcgccgcctcgtGTCCCGCCTGCTCGACCCGAACCCGGCGACGCGCCTCGCCGTGGCGGAGCTCGCCAGCCACCCCTGGTTCAAGCGCTCGCTCAGCGTCGACTCGCAGCTCGGCGGCCTCCTGGGCGGCCAGGCGGAGCGCGAGCTGGCGTTCCAGGCCCCGCCGGCGCTCAACGCCTTCGACATCATCTCCATGTCCCCGGGGCTCGACCTGTCCGGGCTGTTCGGCGACAGCCGGCGGACCCGGGAGAAGCGGTTCATGACGACGGCGTCGCCGGAGCAGACGGTGGAGCGGCTCGGGCAGGCGGGCGCGAAGCTCGGCTACTTCATggtggggaagaagggggcggagCGCCTGCCGCTGGGCGGCCTGTCGGGGCTGGTGGCGATGTCGATGGAGATGTTGGAGGTGTCGGCGGAGCTGATGCTCGTGGAGCTGAGGCtggaggccggcgacggcgacgaggccgagGCGTTCGGGTGGGAGGACCTCAGGGTGGAGCTCGGCGACGTGGTCACGGCGTGGCACGTCTGCGAAGAAGGTTGA